The following are encoded in a window of Halorarum salinum genomic DNA:
- a CDS encoding glycosyltransferase: MSRVLLFARELPHPPNAGDRIVTFGFVRALAERGHEVHVLAYSREGDDGDAAALREECASVRRVPRPDRGLPAPLWKATQHFRGRSHVMATFDSAAFRAAAADRVRDLNPDAVLAQHPYMGQVFRDDAVASAIESAGARRVTNAHVVEYLAHERRREYAEGLRTHVALTFEIPRLRGAERAVYEASDRTLVLGETDRRELGSSVHGLVTTQRVALDPDRYDPAAADDEVPGRLLFFGSYDWFPNADAITHICEEAFPAVRRAHPDAELLVAGRDAPPAVRALGERPSVEFVGEVDDLGALVRTASAIVAPIRVRGGVRIKVLESMAWEVPVVTTPAGVEGIEATPGEDLLVADGADALADATVGVLEDRERRRAMARNARETVRKRYSVGAVAA; this comes from the coding sequence ATGAGTCGGGTCCTGCTATTCGCCCGGGAACTCCCGCACCCGCCGAACGCCGGCGATCGTATCGTCACCTTCGGGTTCGTCCGCGCGCTGGCCGAGCGCGGCCACGAGGTGCACGTGCTCGCGTACAGCCGGGAGGGGGACGACGGCGACGCCGCGGCGCTCCGCGAGGAGTGTGCGTCCGTCCGACGCGTCCCCCGGCCCGACCGAGGGCTCCCGGCGCCGCTGTGGAAGGCGACCCAGCACTTCCGCGGGCGCTCGCACGTGATGGCGACGTTCGATTCGGCGGCGTTCAGGGCGGCGGCGGCCGACCGCGTGCGCGACCTGAACCCGGACGCGGTGCTCGCACAGCACCCCTACATGGGGCAGGTCTTCCGCGACGACGCGGTGGCGTCGGCCATCGAGTCGGCCGGCGCTCGGCGGGTAACGAACGCCCACGTCGTCGAGTATCTCGCCCACGAGCGGCGCCGCGAGTACGCCGAGGGCCTCCGGACGCACGTCGCCCTGACGTTCGAAATCCCCCGCCTCCGGGGAGCTGAACGGGCCGTCTACGAGGCGTCTGACCGGACGCTCGTGCTCGGAGAGACGGACCGCCGCGAACTCGGGTCCAGCGTCCACGGCCTGGTCACGACCCAGCGGGTGGCCCTCGACCCCGACCGCTACGACCCCGCCGCGGCCGACGACGAGGTTCCCGGCCGACTGCTGTTCTTCGGCTCCTACGACTGGTTCCCGAACGCGGACGCGATCACGCACATCTGCGAGGAGGCGTTCCCGGCGGTCCGGCGGGCGCACCCGGACGCCGAGCTCCTGGTCGCCGGTCGCGACGCACCGCCCGCCGTGCGGGCGCTCGGCGAGCGGCCGAGCGTCGAGTTCGTCGGCGAGGTGGATGACCTCGGTGCGCTGGTCCGGACGGCGAGCGCCATCGTCGCGCCGATACGGGTCCGCGGCGGCGTCCGGATCAAGGTGCTGGAGTCGATGGCCTGGGAGGTGCCCGTCGTCACGACGCCCGCCGGGGTCGAGGGGATCGAGGCGACGCCCGGCGAGGACCTGCTCGTCGCCGACGGTGCGGACGCGCTGGCCGACGCAACGGTCGGCGTCCTTGAGGACCGGGAACGCAGGCGCGCGATGGCGCGCAACGCCCGCGAGACCGTTCGGAAGCGGTACTCCGTGGGGGCGGTCGCCGCGTAG
- a CDS encoding inositol-3-phosphate synthase: protein MSGTGVWFVGARGNIATTAMVGARAVARGAVSTTGLVTEREPCTRLDLPEMGSLAFGGHDIRDGNVVSSARELAERNRVPDRETLASVEVDLEGVDEHVRPGTALNCGAATDLADGDPLEVGRTVEEVVEWLRDDLRTFRRDRDLDRVVVVNVASTEPTLADGDRYGSRAALEGAIEDDDRELPASVLYAYAALSEGCPFANFTPAVGSAVGGLRELAEEEGLPHMGNDGKTGESLLKTALGPMFAARNLHVRSWEGHNILGNTDGEVLEDDRNKGGKIRSKGDLLESILPDIEHNRVRIDHTPSLNDWKTAWDYVHFEGFLDTGMTMQFTWQGSDSALAAPLVLDLVRLLTHAADRDESGLQPHLASFFKAPVGVDEHDLSRQFDVLHEYVDRHATLQPEEATTPTD, encoded by the coding sequence ATGAGCGGAACCGGCGTCTGGTTCGTCGGCGCGCGCGGCAACATCGCGACGACGGCAATGGTCGGCGCCCGGGCCGTCGCCCGCGGCGCCGTCTCGACGACCGGACTCGTCACTGAACGGGAGCCGTGTACGCGGCTGGACCTCCCCGAGATGGGGTCCTTGGCGTTCGGCGGACACGACATCAGGGACGGGAACGTCGTCTCAAGCGCCCGCGAACTGGCGGAGCGCAACCGCGTCCCGGACCGCGAGACGCTGGCCTCCGTCGAGGTCGACCTCGAGGGCGTGGACGAGCACGTTCGACCGGGCACGGCGCTCAACTGCGGCGCCGCGACCGACCTGGCCGACGGCGACCCGCTGGAGGTCGGCCGCACGGTCGAGGAAGTGGTCGAGTGGCTACGCGATGACCTCCGGACGTTCCGTCGCGACCGGGACCTCGACCGCGTGGTCGTCGTGAACGTCGCCTCCACCGAGCCGACGCTCGCCGACGGGGACCGGTACGGCTCGCGGGCGGCGCTCGAGGGGGCCATCGAGGACGACGACCGCGAACTGCCCGCCAGCGTCCTCTACGCGTACGCGGCCCTCTCGGAGGGGTGCCCGTTCGCGAACTTCACGCCGGCCGTGGGGAGCGCCGTCGGCGGCCTGCGCGAACTGGCCGAAGAGGAGGGGCTCCCCCACATGGGCAACGACGGGAAGACCGGCGAGTCGCTCCTGAAGACCGCACTGGGGCCGATGTTCGCGGCCCGCAACCTGCACGTGCGGTCCTGGGAGGGGCACAACATCCTCGGGAACACGGACGGGGAGGTGCTCGAGGACGACCGGAACAAGGGGGGGAAGATCCGGAGCAAGGGCGACCTGCTCGAGAGCATCCTCCCGGACATCGAGCACAACAGGGTCCGCATCGACCACACGCCCTCGCTCAACGACTGGAAGACCGCGTGGGACTACGTCCACTTCGAGGGCTTCCTCGACACGGGGATGACGATGCAGTTCACCTGGCAGGGGTCCGACTCCGCGCTGGCTGCGCCGCTGGTGCTGGACCTCGTCAGGCTCCTTACCCACGCGGCCGACCGCGACGAGTCGGGGCTCCAGCCCCACCTGGCGTCCTTCTTCAAGGCGCCCGTCGGCGTCGACGAACACGACCTCTCCCGGCAGTTCGACGTGCTCCACGAGTACGTGGACCGGCACGCGACCCTGCAACCCGAGGAGGCGACGACGCCGACCGACTGA
- a CDS encoding Gfo/Idh/MocA family protein, with amino-acid sequence MTLRTAVVGAGVVASNNHFPALSRNPRTELRAVCDVDADRAEEAAAEFGARSYADVGTMLSEESLDWVHVATPVGTHLELGRRVLEAGVPLLVQKPATTTRDELEELTDLADDRDVPVSVVHNWLYYPVVREVRRRIADGDVGPVRAVQTTVAGEGPPDETYRGDWVFDLPGGSLEEGMPHPLYLTLALGGYPRDESSVDVRTRLVGEYDRDVAYDGVQLQYVGEGGTLCSVTQLSDSSRGTAVRVLGADGSLTVDFPSMTVDERDAEAGPYHFPEERFRRNLAVSRNAVEGLARNLRKYGKEYVEDEFDVHLRGSPDGHYYLLDRASRALEAGRRPPCDPEESYWTLTLVERVREAARESRSD; translated from the coding sequence ATGACCCTCCGGACCGCGGTCGTCGGCGCGGGCGTCGTGGCTTCGAACAACCACTTCCCGGCGCTGTCACGCAACCCGCGGACCGAACTGCGTGCCGTCTGCGACGTCGACGCCGACCGCGCCGAGGAGGCCGCCGCCGAGTTTGGCGCGCGCTCCTACGCCGACGTGGGGACGATGCTGTCGGAGGAGTCGCTCGACTGGGTGCACGTTGCCACGCCGGTCGGGACGCACCTCGAATTGGGTCGGCGGGTCCTTGAGGCCGGCGTCCCGCTGCTCGTACAGAAGCCGGCGACGACCACGCGGGATGAACTGGAGGAGTTGACCGATCTCGCCGACGATCGGGACGTGCCGGTCTCGGTCGTCCACAACTGGCTCTACTACCCCGTGGTGCGGGAGGTGCGACGCCGAATCGCGGACGGGGACGTCGGGCCGGTCCGGGCTGTCCAGACGACCGTGGCCGGGGAGGGCCCGCCCGACGAGACGTATCGCGGCGACTGGGTGTTCGACCTCCCCGGCGGCTCGCTGGAGGAGGGGATGCCCCATCCGCTGTACCTCACGCTCGCGCTCGGGGGGTACCCGCGGGACGAGTCGAGCGTCGACGTCCGCACGCGCCTGGTCGGCGAGTACGACCGTGACGTCGCCTACGACGGGGTTCAGCTCCAGTACGTCGGCGAGGGCGGGACGCTCTGTTCGGTCACCCAGCTCAGCGACTCCTCGCGGGGGACGGCCGTCCGCGTCCTCGGCGCCGACGGCTCGCTGACGGTCGACTTCCCCTCGATGACCGTCGACGAGCGCGACGCCGAGGCGGGTCCGTACCACTTCCCAGAGGAGCGGTTCCGCCGCAACCTCGCGGTCTCCCGCAACGCGGTCGAGGGGCTCGCCCGGAACCTCCGGAAGTACGGGAAGGAGTACGTCGAGGACGAGTTCGACGTCCACCTCCGCGGGAGCCCCGACGGCCACTACTACCTCCTCGACCGGGCGTCGAGGGCGCTCGAGGCGGGCCGTCGGCCGCCCTGCGACCCCGAGGAGAGCTACTGGACGCTGACACTCGTGGAGCGGGTGCGGGAGGCGGCCCGCGAGTCACGATCGGACTGA
- a CDS encoding glycosyltransferase family 4 protein, with translation MHYVAVAHVDLMAKGGGEAVAMNVLEALQDDHDVTLLTLVEPDLETLNGYFRSDVTGVEVRTADRRRRLLDAVEGATGLTLFNLRNALLNRFVAAHADEFDAVVATDNELSVPGPLVQYVHTPRFARLVVSKRVGEDGFLDHAYDRLSYLLGGYDAERIRDSRLLTNSSWMADVVQDAYGVRPSVVHPPVDTRGFDPRPWDEREGGFLTVGRLAPYKNVEDGVRIVDRVRERGHDVHLHLVGPAYDRDYRERLADMAAERPHVSLEGEVSRERLVDLVCTHRYGLHGKRYEHFGMVVAEFVAGGALPFVPNDGGQRDVVDGRDELTYDTVDEAVERIDCVLSDPSLQRELLTDPGRVERRFGRDRFHREVRRAVAAGSTGDLSFRRGTP, from the coding sequence ATGCATTACGTCGCAGTCGCACACGTCGATCTGATGGCGAAGGGCGGCGGCGAGGCGGTCGCCATGAACGTGCTCGAGGCGCTCCAGGACGACCACGACGTCACGCTCCTGACGCTGGTCGAACCGGACCTGGAGACCTTGAACGGCTACTTCCGGAGCGACGTGACCGGCGTCGAGGTTCGCACGGCCGACCGACGGCGACGGCTCCTCGACGCGGTCGAGGGGGCGACCGGACTCACGCTGTTCAACCTGCGAAACGCGCTGCTCAACCGGTTCGTCGCCGCGCACGCCGACGAGTTCGACGCCGTCGTCGCCACCGACAACGAACTGAGCGTCCCCGGTCCGCTCGTCCAGTACGTCCACACCCCGCGGTTCGCGCGGCTGGTCGTCTCGAAGCGGGTCGGGGAGGACGGCTTCCTCGACCACGCGTACGACCGCCTCTCGTACCTGCTCGGCGGCTACGACGCCGAGCGGATACGGGACAGTCGCCTGCTCACCAACTCGTCGTGGATGGCCGACGTCGTCCAGGACGCCTACGGGGTGCGCCCGTCGGTCGTCCACCCGCCGGTTGACACGCGGGGGTTCGACCCCCGGCCGTGGGACGAGCGGGAGGGGGGCTTCCTGACGGTCGGCCGCCTCGCGCCGTACAAGAACGTCGAGGACGGCGTCCGCATCGTCGACCGGGTCAGGGAGCGCGGCCACGACGTCCACCTCCACCTCGTCGGCCCCGCCTACGACCGCGACTACCGCGAGCGTCTCGCCGACATGGCGGCCGAGCGGCCGCACGTGAGCCTCGAGGGGGAAGTGTCCCGCGAGCGCCTCGTCGACCTCGTCTGCACCCACCGGTACGGCCTCCACGGGAAGCGCTACGAGCACTTCGGGATGGTCGTCGCCGAGTTCGTTGCGGGCGGTGCGCTCCCGTTCGTCCCGAACGACGGCGGCCAGCGCGACGTCGTGGACGGACGGGACGAACTCACCTACGACACCGTCGACGAGGCCGTCGAGCGGATCGACTGCGTACTCTCGGACCCGAGCCTCCAACGGGAACTCCTGACGGACCCCGGGCGCGTCGAGCGCCGGTTCGGGCGCGACCGGTTCCACCGCGAGGTGCGCCGCGCCGTCGCGGCCGGATCGACAGGTGACCTGTCGTTCCGCCGGGGGACCCCCTGA
- a CDS encoding glycosyltransferase family 4 protein — protein sequence MRVLQAAHALPPDTYGGVELYTVGLSEALAARGHDVAVAAPGGGADLDVTTFDLPTPDPPDVQADRGLPTGPVNPAVDGRFDDLLASFDPDVVHLQHFKGLSAAIPALCAERGVACVATLHDFWTICHREQLHRPDGSRCSGPESVEKCTDCYLAAESDESAIADGGAGSAGEPRLGADADGGRTGETGATRREQYATVVTARTALLRTALGATDVLVSPSSFLRDRFVAHGTPPGDVVQLRNGIRVDRFVDTGFEGAPVRFGYAGRITPEKGVHLLVEAFDELDGDATLDVFGRFASGEDPYHADLAEAAGERVRFRGFYDDPAAPYRAMDVLVLPSIWYENSPLVIQEARAAGLPVVTADVGGMAELVTDGVDGLTFPVGDAAALAGALSGLVDDATAVERLRAGVEPPTRLDEHAAAVEALYADCASA from the coding sequence ATGCGCGTCCTGCAAGCGGCCCACGCCCTCCCGCCGGACACGTACGGTGGGGTCGAACTGTACACGGTCGGCCTCTCGGAGGCGCTCGCGGCGCGCGGGCACGACGTCGCCGTCGCCGCCCCGGGCGGGGGCGCCGACCTCGACGTGACGACGTTCGACCTGCCGACCCCCGACCCGCCCGACGTCCAGGCCGACCGCGGCCTGCCGACCGGCCCCGTGAACCCCGCGGTCGACGGCCGGTTCGACGACCTGCTCGCGTCGTTCGACCCGGACGTCGTCCACCTCCAGCACTTCAAGGGCCTCTCCGCGGCGATCCCCGCGCTCTGTGCCGAGCGGGGCGTCGCCTGCGTCGCGACGCTGCACGACTTCTGGACCATCTGCCACCGGGAACAGCTCCACCGCCCGGACGGGAGCCGCTGCTCGGGTCCCGAATCCGTGGAGAAGTGCACCGACTGCTACCTCGCCGCCGAGAGCGACGAGTCCGCCATCGCGGACGGCGGGGCGGGGAGCGCGGGGGAGCCGCGACTCGGGGCGGACGCCGACGGTGGTAGGACGGGGGAAACGGGCGCGACGAGACGCGAGCAGTACGCGACCGTCGTCACGGCACGGACGGCGCTGCTCCGGACGGCGCTGGGGGCGACCGACGTGCTGGTGTCGCCGTCGTCGTTCCTCCGGGATCGGTTCGTCGCTCACGGAACGCCGCCCGGGGACGTCGTCCAGTTGCGCAACGGGATCCGCGTCGATCGGTTCGTGGATACGGGCTTCGAGGGGGCGCCCGTTCGGTTCGGATACGCGGGGCGGATCACCCCGGAGAAGGGCGTCCACCTGCTCGTCGAGGCGTTCGACGAACTGGACGGCGACGCGACGCTGGACGTGTTCGGTCGATTCGCGTCCGGGGAGGACCCGTACCACGCCGACCTGGCCGAGGCGGCCGGCGAGCGGGTCCGGTTCAGGGGGTTCTACGACGATCCCGCGGCGCCCTACCGCGCGATGGACGTCCTCGTCCTCCCGTCGATCTGGTACGAGAACAGCCCGCTCGTCATCCAGGAGGCCCGCGCGGCGGGCCTCCCCGTCGTCACCGCCGACGTGGGCGGGATGGCCGAACTCGTGACCGACGGCGTCGACGGGCTGACGTTCCCGGTCGGCGACGCGGCCGCGCTCGCGGGCGCCCTCTCAGGGCTGGTCGACGACGCGACCGCCGTCGAACGGCTTCGGGCCGGCGTCGAGCCGCCGACGCGACTCGACGAGCACGCGGCCGCGGTGGAGGCGCTGTACGCCGACTGCGCTTCCGCATGA
- a CDS encoding sulfatase, with protein sequence MAERPNVLLIVVDACRADHVAPYGERAETPAVASLAAEGTVYRRAISPAPWTLPSVTSLLTGRYPHEHGATSRGFATDAPTLVDDLSAAGYRCIHVSPTTWIGDWLPQGRGFDGVEEFTGPTHRRFDGGADVRDLSEGVARGPEWYATVVRRALASDSPLRSLGNAAAYKLSEATGDAWLDDVRASETAARTVDELLGELADGDAPFFAYVHLMDPHLPWYVPTEFESDVRPPGRDSREEERRYVDELVDDLWAVRVGERTLSADERGFLRARYADAVEYADRAVGRMLESLAGHGLGDDTLVAFTADHGEHLGERVGGRTMLDHQQSVRLPVLRVPLVVRLPGRFAATESDELVQPHYLAPTVRELAGLEGYPSRSLLVGDDERRSTALAEYDGVVASHPPAGYRTDECFRRRVAAVEGEWKLDVVGDHRRAARIDWEADETHEVDPEAVPDDVRESLEAALSAATDRDRPGAGGRREVPEGVGRRLADLGYR encoded by the coding sequence ATGGCGGAGCGACCGAACGTCCTGCTGATCGTCGTCGACGCCTGTCGCGCCGACCACGTCGCGCCGTACGGCGAGCGTGCGGAGACGCCCGCGGTGGCCTCGCTCGCGGCGGAGGGGACAGTCTATCGCAGAGCGATCAGCCCCGCCCCGTGGACGCTCCCGAGCGTGACGAGCCTCCTGACCGGCCGGTACCCGCACGAACACGGCGCCACCTCGCGCGGGTTCGCGACCGACGCGCCGACGCTGGTCGACGACCTCTCGGCCGCGGGCTACCGGTGCATTCACGTCTCGCCGACGACCTGGATCGGCGACTGGCTCCCGCAGGGGCGCGGCTTCGACGGGGTCGAGGAGTTCACCGGGCCCACGCACCGCCGGTTCGACGGCGGCGCCGACGTGCGCGACCTCTCCGAGGGGGTCGCCCGAGGTCCGGAGTGGTACGCGACCGTCGTCCGCCGCGCGCTGGCCTCTGATTCCCCCCTCCGCAGCCTCGGAAACGCCGCCGCGTACAAGCTCTCGGAGGCGACCGGCGACGCGTGGCTCGACGACGTGCGGGCCAGCGAGACGGCCGCCCGGACAGTGGACGAACTCCTCGGCGAACTGGCCGACGGGGACGCCCCGTTCTTCGCGTACGTCCATCTCATGGACCCGCACCTCCCGTGGTACGTGCCGACGGAGTTCGAGTCGGACGTTCGCCCGCCGGGACGTGACTCCCGGGAGGAAGAGCGGCGGTACGTGGACGAACTGGTGGACGACCTCTGGGCCGTCCGCGTCGGCGAGCGGACGCTGTCGGCCGACGAGCGAGGGTTCCTGCGGGCGCGCTACGCCGACGCCGTCGAGTACGCCGACCGCGCCGTCGGGCGGATGCTCGAGAGCCTCGCGGGGCATGGCCTCGGGGATGACACGCTCGTCGCGTTCACCGCCGACCACGGCGAGCACCTTGGGGAACGCGTGGGCGGCCGGACGATGCTCGACCACCAGCAGTCCGTCCGCCTCCCCGTTTTGCGGGTCCCCCTCGTGGTCCGCCTTCCCGGTCGATTCGCCGCCACGGAGAGCGACGAACTCGTCCAGCCCCACTATCTGGCCCCGACCGTCCGGGAACTGGCCGGCCTCGAGGGCTACCCCTCGCGGTCGCTCCTCGTAGGGGACGACGAGCGCCGGTCGACGGCGCTCGCCGAGTACGACGGGGTCGTCGCGTCCCACCCTCCCGCCGGTTACCGGACCGACGAGTGCTTCCGGCGGCGGGTTGCCGCCGTCGAGGGGGAGTGGAAGCTCGACGTCGTGGGCGACCACCGCCGGGCAGCGCGGATCGACTGGGAAGCCGACGAGACGCACGAGGTCGACCCCGAGGCGGTGCCGGACGACGTCCGCGAGTCGCTGGAGGCCGCGCTGTCCGCCGCGACCGACCGCGACCGCCCGGGCGCCGGCGGCAGGCGCGAGGTCCCCGAGGGCGTCGGGCGTCGACTCGCGGACCTCGGCTACCGCTGA
- a CDS encoding glycosyltransferase family 4 protein: MRICLLSDGYPPRDRGGAQKIAAQVAEGYAERGHEVDVITTVTDRGDVGHDVRGGVTVRRLYTPRPNALLPYLTVNNPLVSSACGRALDRADPDVVHAHNVHWLSNASLRAAAVHAPVVKTYHDAGTFAYGEFTAPVEGAPVGGSPLAAAYRASPLRQARDQGVRYFPLRNQLNRRTLERCVDVGVAVSDALGEALRANGMPCRITIHNGVEVPGGSAADGGAVDNGSAVAVSGGPDDSAAGAETEDGPTTDAEADSESGAALRDRHGLGSDPYVLFGGRTGPTKGARQLAAAFAHVRDALDGDPRLLVTGESAYVDRMREIAASHGDRIVSTGWMPRERLQAAIGAATVVATPSVHLDPFPTVNLEAFAAGTPVVTTRFGGADELVADGVDGVVVDPRDVDALADGLASLLADRRRAARYGAAGRRKVRRRFTVDRQVESYLDVLASVT; the protein is encoded by the coding sequence ATGCGTATCTGTCTCCTCTCGGACGGCTACCCGCCCCGGGACCGCGGCGGCGCCCAGAAGATCGCCGCGCAGGTCGCCGAGGGGTACGCGGAACGCGGCCACGAGGTCGACGTGATCACGACGGTCACCGACAGAGGGGACGTCGGCCACGACGTCCGCGGCGGCGTCACCGTTCGTCGGCTCTACACGCCCCGTCCGAACGCGCTGTTGCCGTACCTGACGGTCAACAACCCGCTCGTCTCGTCCGCGTGCGGGCGGGCGCTCGACCGCGCCGACCCCGACGTCGTCCACGCACACAACGTCCACTGGCTCTCGAACGCGAGCCTGCGGGCCGCGGCCGTTCATGCCCCGGTGGTGAAGACGTACCACGACGCGGGGACGTTCGCGTACGGCGAGTTCACGGCGCCCGTCGAGGGGGCGCCCGTCGGCGGGTCGCCCCTGGCGGCGGCGTACCGGGCATCCCCCCTGCGGCAGGCCCGCGATCAGGGGGTCCGGTACTTCCCGCTTCGCAACCAACTCAACCGCCGGACGCTCGAGCGGTGCGTGGACGTCGGCGTCGCGGTGAGCGACGCGCTGGGCGAGGCACTCCGGGCGAACGGAATGCCCTGTCGAATCACCATCCACAACGGCGTCGAGGTGCCTGGAGGGTCGGCGGCCGACGGCGGCGCTGTCGACAACGGAAGCGCAGTGGCCGTGAGCGGGGGCCCCGACGACTCGGCCGCGGGGGCGGAAACGGAGGACGGACCGACGACGGACGCGGAAGCGGACTCCGAGTCGGGGGCGGCGCTTCGCGACAGGCACGGACTCGGGAGCGATCCGTACGTCCTGTTCGGCGGGCGGACCGGACCCACGAAGGGCGCTCGACAGCTCGCCGCAGCGTTCGCTCACGTCCGCGATGCGCTGGACGGGGACCCCCGGCTACTCGTGACGGGGGAGTCGGCGTACGTGGACCGGATGCGTGAGATCGCGGCTTCCCACGGGGACCGGATCGTGTCGACCGGCTGGATGCCGCGTGAGCGCCTCCAGGCTGCCATCGGCGCGGCGACGGTCGTCGCGACGCCCTCGGTTCACCTGGATCCGTTTCCGACGGTCAACCTCGAGGCGTTCGCCGCCGGGACGCCCGTGGTCACGACGCGGTTCGGCGGCGCGGACGAGCTCGTGGCCGACGGCGTCGACGGGGTCGTCGTCGACCCCCGGGACGTGGACGCGCTCGCGGACGGGCTCGCGTCGCTGCTCGCGGACCGCCGGCGGGCCGCCCGGTACGGGGCCGCCGGACGGCGGAAGGTGCGCCGCCGGTTCACGGTCGACCGTCAGGTCGAGTCCTACCTCGACGTGCTGGCGTCGGTGACCTGA
- a CDS encoding glycosyltransferase family 2 protein produces the protein MTGGAGGADEPTVSVVLPTYDRAATLPGAIESVLAQTHRPVELVVVDGGSTDDTDEVLEAVDDERLRVLRRESPAGPSAARNAGVRATDGEFVAFVDADDRWRPRKLERQFAAMERADAPVSLTGLEKSAGEPRTRGGAEGDVHGAVRRLEVPTYTSTLLASRDALADVGGFDESLGCFEDWELCLRLSREYGFTFVDDPLVEKGTNGDNVSADPDRLAAAFHALDRRYDLARSARVRLLADVGVTYFEAGRFAEGRPYAARSLALDVRRPKVAVALVLSLTGSPTAFDSAMERVYGAERLLHAAGLRLRRQLQATGR, from the coding sequence ATGACCGGCGGTGCCGGCGGAGCCGACGAGCCCACCGTCAGCGTGGTGCTCCCGACGTACGACCGCGCGGCGACGCTCCCCGGGGCGATCGAGAGCGTCCTCGCCCAGACGCACCGGCCGGTCGAACTCGTCGTGGTCGACGGCGGGTCGACGGACGACACCGACGAGGTGCTCGAGGCGGTCGACGACGAGCGCCTGCGGGTCCTGCGGCGCGAGTCGCCGGCGGGGCCGAGCGCCGCCCGCAACGCGGGCGTCCGGGCGACCGACGGCGAGTTCGTGGCGTTCGTCGACGCCGACGACCGCTGGCGCCCGCGAAAGCTCGAGCGGCAGTTCGCGGCGATGGAGCGGGCGGACGCGCCCGTCTCGCTGACCGGCCTCGAGAAGTCGGCGGGCGAGCCGCGGACCCGCGGCGGCGCGGAGGGCGACGTCCACGGGGCGGTCAGGCGGCTGGAGGTTCCGACGTACACGTCGACGCTCCTCGCGTCGCGGGACGCGCTCGCCGACGTCGGCGGGTTCGACGAGTCGCTCGGCTGCTTCGAGGACTGGGAGCTGTGCCTGCGGCTCTCGCGGGAGTACGGGTTCACCTTCGTTGACGACCCGCTGGTGGAGAAAGGGACGAACGGGGACAACGTCTCGGCGGACCCCGACCGGCTCGCCGCGGCCTTCCACGCGCTCGATCGGCGGTACGACCTCGCCCGAAGCGCCAGGGTCCGACTCCTCGCCGACGTGGGCGTCACCTACTTCGAGGCCGGGCGGTTCGCCGAGGGGCGCCCGTACGCGGCCCGGTCGCTCGCGCTCGACGTCCGCCGCCCGAAGGTTGCCGTCGCGCTCGTGCTCTCGCTCACGGGGTCGCCGACGGCGTTCGATTCCGCGATGGAACGGGTCTACGGCGCGGAGCGCCTGCTCCACGCGGCCGGCTTGCGCCTCCGCCGGCAGTTGCAGGCAACAGGGAGGTGA